The following proteins are encoded in a genomic region of Takifugu rubripes chromosome 21, fTakRub1.2, whole genome shotgun sequence:
- the LOC115247661 gene encoding centromere-associated protein E-like: MKPHRLMLQTHLQTEENQHLHKEMDLQTALEQCQNEVKRLKDLLEDKTKEVNAAVRKRQMRTIAYINIMNELNDAQEALKENRNKCETLEKNLQLQLEENQQLHQRELEENGERLRRELSAETEKLKKELSDREEALKKELCEKENVFLKTHQDLSELWEARAEEWTKRERELEEMLQKMVKQKVEELQLTTGDVEKKKRKIWRVWKWKTWRRLK; the protein is encoded by the exons ATGAAGCCACACCGCTTG ATGTTACAAACACACCTCCAGACAGAGGAAAACCAGCATCTGCATAAAGAGATGGACCTTCAGACGGCACTGGAGCAGTGTCAGAATGAGGTCAAACGTCTCAAAGACCTCCTGGAAGATAAGACCAAGGAGGTCAACGCGGCTGTCAGGAAGAGGCAAATGAGGACCATTGCCTACATTAATATCATGAATGAGCTGAATGATGCTCAGGAGGCtctgaaggagaacaggaaCAAGTGTGAGACTCTGGAGAAaaacctccagctgcagctggaagaAAACCAGCAACTCCaccagagagagctggaggaaaatggagagagGTTGAGGAGGGAGCTCTCTGCTGAGACTGAGAAGCTCAAAAAAGAGCTGTCAGACAGGGAGGAGGCTTTGAAGAAGGAGCTCTGTGAAAAAGAGAACGTCTTCCTGAAGACCCACCAAGATCTCTCAGAGCTTTGGGAGGCCAGAGCTGAAGAGTGGaccaaaagagagagagagctggaggagatgctccaGAAGATGGTGAAACAAAAAGTGGAAGAGCTTCAG CTCACCACAGGAGatgtggagaagaaaaagaggaagatctGGAGGGTGTGGAAGTGGAAGACGTGGAGGCGTCTGAAATAA
- the LOC101078573 gene encoding AN1-type zinc finger protein 5-like — MAQETNQSPVPMLCATGCGFYGNPRTNGMCSVCYKEHLTRQQSSDRMSPLSPLGSAATPTSEASAIQRLEASLAKVESSSSSSLDMSRTQGSLPVTQQMTEMSISREDKAEHLEPVVNQPAASSAAPLASPSGDDGKGDTPKPKKNRCFMCRKRVGLTGFDCRCGNLFCGIHRYSDKHNCPYDYKADAAAKIRKENPVVVADKIQRI, encoded by the exons ATGGCCCAGGAGACGAACCAGAGCCCGGTGCCCATGCTTTGCGCCACCGGTTGTGGTTTCTACGGCAACCCCAGAACAAACGGCATGTGCTCGGTGTGCTACAAGGAACACTTGACccggcagcagagcagcgacCGCATGAGTCCCCTCAGCCCTCTGG GCTCCGCTGCCACTCCTACCTCAGAGGCTTCAGCCATCCAGAGACTAGAAGCCAGCCTGGCCAAGGTGGAGAGCTCCTCTTCGTCCTCTCTAGACATGTCGAG GACTCAAGGATCTCTTCCTGTGACTCAGCAAATGACAGAGATGAGCATTTCGAGAGAGGACAAAGCGGAACACCTAGAACCCG TTGTAAACCAGCCCGCTGCCTCCAGCGCCGCCCCGCTAGCCTCCCCCAGCGGTGACGATGGAAAGGGCGACACCcccaaacccaaaaaaaacagatgctTCATGTGCCGCAAGAGGGTGGGCCTCACAG GGTTCGACTGTCGCTGTGGAAACCTGTTCTGCGGCATCCACCGATACTCAGACAAGCACAACTGCCCCTACGACTACAAGGCGGACGCCGCCGCCAAGATCCGGAAGGAGAACCCAGTGGTGGTGGCGGACAAGATCCAGAGAATATAG
- the snrnp200 gene encoding U5 small nuclear ribonucleoprotein 200 kDa helicase: MADVTARSLQYEYKANSNLVLQADRSLIDRTRRDEPTGEVLSLVGKLEGSKMGDKAQRTKPQKLEERRDKRRKRDEDRHDINKMKGFTLLSEGIDDMVGIVYKPKTKETRETYEVLLSFIHAALGDQPRDILCGAADEVLAVLKNDKMRDKERRREVEQLLGPADDTRYHVLVNLGKKITDYGGDKDLQNMDDNIDETYGVNVQFESDEEEGDEDLFGEVRDKHSDEDSEGEEANVGCTLTANLGVTGDVMTVKKKDLHPRDIDAFWLQRQLSRFYDDAIVSQKKADEVLEILKTTSDDRECENQLVLLLGFNNFDFIKILRQHRRMIQYCTMLASAQSEAEKERITGKMESDPELSKILYQLQETEKEDIIREERSRRERVRKSRVDDLESMDMDHGEAVAPRQLLDLDDLAFTQGSHFMANKRCQLPDGSFRKQRKGYEEVHVPALKAKPFAENEVLVGIDKLPKYAQAAFEGFKTLNRIQSKLFKTTMETDENLLICAPTGAGKTNVALMAMLREIGKHINMDGTINIDDFKIIYIAPMRSLVQEMVGSFSKRLASYGITVSELTGDHQLCKEEINATQIIVCTPEKWDIITRKGGERTYTQLVRLIIIDEIHLLHDDRGPVLESLVARTIRNVELTQEDVRLLGLSATLPNYEDVATCLRVDPAKGLFYFDNSFRPVPLEQTYVGITEKKAIKRFQIMNEIVYEKIMEHAGKNQVLVFVHSRKETGKTARAIRDMCLEKDTLGLFLREGSASTEVLRTEAEQCKNLELKDLLPYGFAIHHAGMTRVDRTLVEDLFADKHIQVLVSTATLAWGVNLPAHTVIIKGTQVYSPEKGRWTELGALDILQMLGRAGRPQYDTKGEGILITSHAELQYYLSLLNQQLPIESQMVSKLPDMLNAEVVLGNVQNAKDAVNWLGYTYLYVRMLRNPTLYAVSHDDRSSDPLLERRRLDLVHTASSVLDKNNLIKYDKRTGSFQVTDLGRIASHFYVTHDSIQTYNQLLKPTLSEIELFRVFSLSSEFRNITVREEEKLELQKLLERVPIPVKESIEEPSAKINVLLQAYISQLKLEGFALMADMVYVTQSAGRLMRAIFEIVLSRGWAQLTDKTMNLCKMIDKRMWQSMSPLRQFKKLPEEVIKKIEKKNFPFERLYDLNHNEIGELIRMPKMGKTIHKYVHQFPKLDLAVHLQPITRSTLKVELTITPDFQWDDKIHGSSEAFWILVEDVDSEVILHHEYFLLKAKYAQDEHLVTFFVPVFEPLPPQYFIRVVSDRWLSCETQLPVSFRHLILPEKYPPPTELLDLQPLPVTALRNSAFEAVYQNKFPFFNPIQTQVFNAVYNSDDNVFVGAPNGSGKTICAEFAILRMLLHNAEGRCIYITPMEALAEQVFVDWHQKFQDILNKKVVLLTGETSTDLKLLGKGDIIVSTPDKWDILSRRWKQRKNVQNVSLFIVDEAHLIGGENGPVLEVICSRMRYISSQIERPIRIVALSSSLSNAKDVAHWLGCSTTATFNFHPNVRPVPLELHIQGFNVSHTQTRLLSMAKPVYHAIMKHSPSKPAVVFVPSRRQTRLTAIDILTFCAADVVPQRFLHCTEKDLAPFLEKLNDSTLKETLANGVGYLHEGLSATERRIVEQLFNSGAVQVVVASRSLCWGINISAHLVIVMDTQYYNGKIHSYVDYPIYDILQMVGRANRPMQDDEGRCVIMCQGSKKDFFKKFLYEPLPVESHLDHCLHDHFNAEIVTKTVENKQDAVDYLTWTFLYRRMTQNPNYYNLQGMSHRHLSDHLSELVETTLHDLEQSKCISIEDEMDVAPLNLGMIAAYYYINYTTIELFSMSLNAKTKIRGLIEIISNAAEYKNIPIRHHEDTLLRQLAQKVPHKLNNPKFNDPHVKTNLLLQAHLSRMQLSAELQSDTEEILSKAVRLIQACVDVLSSNGWLSPALAAMELAQMVTQAMWSKDSYLKQLPFFTSEHIKRCTDKGVESIFDIMEMEDEDRSALLQLSDVQMADVARFCNRYPNIELSYEVAEKDNIKSGSPVLVQVQLEREEEVTGPVIAPLFPQKREEGWWVVIGDPKSNSLISIKRLTLQQKAKVKLDFVAPAMGIHNYTLYFMSDAYMGCDQEYKFGVDVKEADSDGDSDSD, encoded by the exons ATGGCGGATGTTACCGCTCGTAGCCTGCAGTACGAGTACAAAGCT AACTCGAACTTGGTCTTACAAGCTGATCGGTCTCTGATCGACCGAACACGGAGAGATGAACCCACCGGAGAGGTGCTTTCCCTGGTGGGAAAGCTCGAAGGGAGCAAGATGGGTGATAAAGCCCAGAGGACCAAGCCTCAAAAGCTGGAGGAACGTCGAGACAA GAGGCGGAAAAGAGATGAAGACAGGCATGATATTAATAAAATGAAGGGCTTTACACTTCTGTCAGAAGGGATTGATGACATGGTGGGCATCGTGTACAAGCCTAAAACTAAGGAGACCAGAGAGACGTATGAAGTGCTGCTTAGCTTTATCCATGCCGCTTTAGGAGATCAG CCTCGGGATATCCTGTGTGGAGCAGCTGATGAAGTATTGGCAGTGCTAAAGAATGATAAAATGAGAGACAAGGAAAGACGACGAGAGGTCGAGCAACTTCTTGGTCCAGCTGATGACACACGTTACCATGTGTTGGTTAATTTGGGCAAGAAGATCACAGACTACGGAGGGGACAAGGATCTACAGAACATGG ATGACAACATTGATGAAACCTACGGTGTGAATGTCCAGTTTGAGTCGGACGAAGAG GAGGGAGATGAGGACTTGTTTGGAGAGGTCCGTGACAAACACTCGGATGAGGAtagtgaaggagaggaggcaaATGTGGGCTGCACTCTCACGGCCAAC CTCGGTGTCACCGGTGACGTGATGACTGTGAAGAAGAAAGATCTACATCCTCGAGACATCGACGCTTTCTGGCTCCAGCGTCAGCTCAGTCGTTTCTATGACGATGCCATTGTGTCCCAAAAGAAAGCCGATGAGGTTTTGGAGATCCTGAAG ACCACCAGTGATGACAGGGAATGTGAGAACCAGCTGGTGTTGCTTTTGGGCTTCAACAACTTTGATTTCATCAAAATTCTCCGTCAGCACCGACGCATGA TCCAGTATTGCACCATGCTGGCGAGTGCTCAGAGCGAGGCGGAAAAGGAACGAATCACCGGGAAGATGGAGTCGGATCCAGAGCTGTCAAAGATCCTTTACCAGCTTCAGGAGACGGAGAAAGAGGATATCATTCGT GAGGAGAGATCTCGCAGGGAGCGGGTGAGGAAGTCTCGCGTTGATGACTTGGAATCGATGGACATGGATCACGGAGAG GCGGTGGCACCACGGCAGCTGCTCGATCTCGATGACCTGGCCTTCACTCAGGGAAGCCATTTTATGGCCAATAAGCGCTGCCAGCTGCCGGATGGGTCATTCCGTAAACAGCGTAAAGGTTACGAAGAGGTCCACGTACCGGCGCTCAAAGCCAAACCTTTTGCAGAAAATGAG GTGCTTGTTGGGATCGACAAGTTGCCCAAGTACGCGCAGGCTGCGTTCGAGGGGTTCAAAACCCTGAATCGCATCCAGAGCAAGCTGTTCAAGACCACAATGGAGACGGATGAGAACCTACTGATTTGTGCACCTACG GGAGCCGGTAAGACCAACGTTGCATTAATGGCAATGCTGAGAGAAATCGGGAAGCATATAAACATGGACGGAACCATCAATATagatgattttaaaatcatctATATTGCACCCATGCGCTCCCTCGTACAGGAGATGGTGGGGAGCTTTAGTAAG cgTCTGGCAAGTTATGGCATCACAGTGTCTGAGCTGACTGGAGACCACCAGCTCTGTAAGGAGGAGATTAACGCCACGCAGATTATCGTCTGCACCCCTGAGAAGTGGGACATCATCACACGGAAAGGCGGGGAGCGGACCTACACTCAGCTCGTGCGGCTCATCATCATC GATGAAATCCACTTGTTGCACGATGACCGTGGGCCCGTGTTGGAATCTCTGGTGGCGAGGACCATCCGTAATGTGGAGCTGACGCAGGAGGACGTGCGTCTGCTGGGCCTCAGCGCCACCCTGCCCAACTACGAGGATGTGGCTACCTGCCTGCGTGTGGACCCTGCCAAGGGATTGTTCTACTTTGATAACAG TTTCCGCCCCGTCCCTCTGGAGCAGACGTATGTGGGGATCACCGAGAAGAAAGCCATCAAGCGTTTCCAGATCATGAATGAGATCGTTTATGAGAAAATAATGGAACATGCTGGTAAAAACCAG GTGTTGGTTTTTGTCCACTCCAGAAAGGAAACGGGGAAAACCGCCAGAGCTATAAGAGacatgtgtttggagaaggacACCCTGGGCCTGTTCCTCAGAGAAGGTTCAGCGTCCACCGAAGTCTTACGAACTGAGGCTGAGCAGTGCAAG aaccTGGAGCTCAAGGATTTGCTGCCTTATGGCTTCGCGATACACCACGCTGGCATGACCAGAGTCGACCGGACGCTGGTTGAGGATCTGTTTGCTGACAAGCACATCCAGGTTCTGGTGTCCACGGCGACTCTGGCCTGGGGGGTCAACCTGCCAGCACACACCGTTATCATCAAAGGCACACAGGTGTACAGTCCAGAGAAAGGCCGATGGACTGAACTGGGAGCTCTGGACATCCTCCAG ATGCTGGGTCGAGCTGGGCGTCCCCAGTATGATACCAAGGGCGAGGGCATCCTGATCACGTCCCACGCAGAACTGCAGTACTACCTGTCCCTCCTCAATCAGCAGCTGCCCATCGAGAGTCAGATGGTCAGCAAGCTGCCGGACATGCTCAACGCCGAGGTCGTGCTGGGTAATGTGCAGAACGCAAAG gacgCCGTGAATTGGCTTGGCTACACCTACCTGTATGTGCGGATGCTCCGGAACCCAACGCTGTATGCCGTCTCCCACGACGACCGGAGTTcagaccccctgctggagcGACGCAGGCTGGACCTGGTGCACACCGCGTCCAGCGTCCTGGACAAGAACAACCTCATAAAATACGACAAGAGGACTGGCAGCTTCCAG GTTACAGACCTGGGCCGCATCGCCAGTCACTTTTACGTCACTCACGACTCCATTCAAACCTACAACCAGCTGCTGAAGCCCACGCTCAGTGAGATCGAGCTCTTCAGAGTCTTCTCACTTTCCTCTGAGTTTAGAAACATCACTGTGAGAGAG gaggagaagctggagctgcagaaactgCTGGAAAGAGTGCCGATACCGGTGAAAGAAAGCATTGAAGAGCCCAGTGCAAAG ATCAACGTGTTGCTGCAGGCGTACATCTCCCAGCTCAAACTGGAAGGCTTTGCCCTGATGGCCGACATGGTGTATGTTACACAG AGCGCCGGGAGACTGATGCGAGCCATATTTGAGATCGTCCTCAGCAGAGGATGGGCTCAGCTGACGGACAAGACCATGAATCTTTGCAAGATGATCGACAAGAGAAT GTGGCAGTCAATGTCCCCGCTGCGACAGTTCAAGAAGCTCCCGGAGGAGGTGATCAAGAAGATCGAGAAGAAGAACTTCCCCTTCGAGCGCCTCTATGACCTAAATCATAATGAGATCG GCGAGCTCATCCGAATGCCAAAAATGGGCAAGACCATCCACAAGTATGTGCACCAGTTCCCCAAACTGGACCTGGCCGTGCACCTGCAGCCCATCACGCGCTCCACATTGAAAGTGGAGCTCACGATCACCCCGGACTTCCAGTGGGACGATAAG ATTCACGGATCTTCCGAAGCTTTCTGGATCCTGGTtgaggacgtggacagcgaGGTCATCCTCCACCACGAGTACTTCCTGCTCAAAGCCAAGTACGCCCAGGATGAGCACCTGGTGACCTTCTTTGTCCCGGTGTTTGAGCCTCTGCCTCCGCAGTACTTCATCCGTGTCGTCTCGGACCGATGGCTCT CCTGCGAGACtcaacttcctgtctccttCCGTCACCTGATCCTTCCCGAGAAGTACCCACCGCCtactgagctgctggacctgcagccGTTGCCTGTCACCGCACTCAGGAACTCGGCCTTTGAGGCCGTCTACCAGAACAAGTTCCCCTTCTTCAACCCCATTCAGACACAAG TCTTCAATGCCGTCTACAACAGTGATGACAACGTGTTTGTCGGGGCTCCAAACGGCAGTGGGAAGACCATCTGCGCAGAGTTTGCTATTCTGAGGATGCTGCTGCACAACGCCGAGGGACGCTGCATCTACATTACTCCAATGGAAGCTCTGGCGGAGCAG GTGTTTGTCGACTGGCATCAGAAGTTCCAAGACATCCTGAACAAGAAGGTGGTGCTGCTGACTGGGGAAACCAGCACGGATCTGAAGCTCCTGGGGAAAGGTGACATCATTGTCAGCACCCCCGATAAATGGGACATACTGTCTCGACGCTGGAAGCAGAGGAAGAACGTCCAGAACGTCAGCCTTTTCATTGTGGACGAGGCCCACCTGATTGGAGGAGAAAACGGA CCTGTGTTGGAGGTCATCTGCTCCAGGATGAGGTACATCTCCTCACAGATCGAGCGTCCCATCCGCATCGTggccctcagctcctctctgtccaaTGCCAAAGACGTGGCCCACTGGCTTGGCTGCAGCACCACGGCCACGTTCAACTTCCACCCCAACGTGAGGCCGGTGCCTCTGGAGCTGcacatccag GGCTTCAACGTGAGCCACACTCAGACGCGCCTGCTGTCCATGGCCAAACCAGTGTACCACGCCATCATGAAGCACTCTCCCTCCAAACCGGCGGTTGTGTTCGTGCCGTCCCGCCGCCAGACCCGGCTCACCGCCATAGACATCCTGACCTTCTGCGCTGCCGATGTGGTTCCTCAGAG GTTCTTGCATTGTACCGAGAAAGACCTGGCTCCATTTCTGGAGAAACTCAACGACTCCACCCTGAAGGAGACGCTGGCCAACGGCGTGGGTTACCTGCACGAGGGCCTCTCCGCAACCGAGCGCAGAATCGTGGAGCAGCTCTTCAACTCGG GAGCTGTTCAGGTGGTCGTGGCCTCTCGCTCGCTCTGCTGGGGGATCAACATCTCAGCGCACCTCGTCATCGTCATGGACACCCAGTACTACAATGGCAAAATTCATTC CTACGTGGACTACCCCATTTACGACATCCTTCAGATGGTGGGCAGGGCCAACAGGCCCATGCAAGACGATGAGGGACGCTGCGTCATCATGTGTCAGGGCTCCAAGAAG GACTTCTTCAAGAAGTTCCTGTATGAGCCGCTGCCGGTGGAGTCCCACCTGGACCACTGCCTCCACGACCACTTCAATGCCGAGATCGTCACCAAAActgtggagaacaagcaggacGCTGTGGACTACCTGACGTGGACGTTCCTCTACCGCCGGATGACTCAGAACCCCAACTACTACAACCTGCAAG GGATGTCCCACCGTCACCTGTCGGACCACCTGTCTGAGCTGGTGGAAACCACGTTGCACGACCTGGAGCAGTCCAAGTGCATCAGCATAGAGGACGAGATGGACGTGGCTCCGCTCAATCTGGGCATGATCGCTGCCTACTACTACATCAACTACACCACCATCG AGTTGTTCAGCATGTCCCTGAATGCCAAGACCAAGATCCGCGGCTTAATTGAAATCATCTCCAACGCCGCCGAGTACAAGAACATTCCCATCAGACACCACGAGGACACGCTTCTGCGTCAG CTGGCGCAGAAGGTTCCCCACAAACTGAACAACCCCAAGTTCAACGACCCCCACGTGAAGACCAACCTCCTGCTGCAGGCGCACCTGTCCAGGATGCAGCTGAGCGCCGAGCTGCAGTCCGACACCGAGGAGATCCTGAGCAAG GCCGTGCGTCTGATCCAAGCCTGCGTCGATGTCCTGTCCAGTAACGGCTGGCTGAGTCCTGCGCTGGCGGCCATGGAGCTGGCTCAGATGGTCACCCAGGCCATGTGGTCCAAGGACTCCTACCTCAAACAGCTGCCCTTCTTCACCTCGGAGCACATCAAGCGCTGCACCGACAAG GGGGTGGAGAGCATCTTTGACATCATGGAGATGGAGGACGAAGACAGAtcggcgctgctgcagctgtcggACGTGCAGATGGCCGACGTGGCTCGCTTCTGCAACAGATACCCCAACATTGAACTGTCCTATGAGGTGGCGGAGAAGGACAACATCAAGAg CGGGAGTCCGGTCCTGGTTCAGGTTCAgttggagagggaggaggaggtgaccgGGCCCGTCATAGCACCGCTGTTCCCACAG AAACGTGAGGAGGGTTGGTGGGTGGTGATCGGAGACCCCAAGTCCAACAGCCTGATCTCCATCAAGAGGCTGACGCTGCAGCAGAAAGCAAAG GTGAAACTGGACTTTGTTGCTCCGGCCATGGGCATCCACAACTACACGCTGTACTTCATGAGCGACGCCTACATGGGCTGTGACCAGGAGTACAAGTTCGGCGTCGACGTGAAGGAGGCGGACAGTGACGGAGACAGCGATTCAGACTGA